The following are encoded in a window of Castanea sativa cultivar Marrone di Chiusa Pesio chromosome 5, ASM4071231v1 genomic DNA:
- the LOC142633533 gene encoding uncharacterized protein LOC142633533, with protein MSNFSGSHNLVMFTICFMIFTITATSMATDIEEDPLYELNSQEEMVHLAGYGEEKLSTVLVTGSVHCQACLHGHEAQLTEWPISGALVVVNCHKSGKRSRSRWEQVRTDEFGDFTVDLPSQLHSIPNLEQKCSVKVLRIPKNSPCQPAYVKKQKGLKLLSLGNGIRTYSAGTIRFMDLTSRPLQACMNKNGNKEMQ; from the exons ATGAGCAACTTTAGCGGCTCCCACAATCTCGTGATGTTCACAATTTGCTTCATGATCTTCACGATCACTGCAACTTCAATGGCCACCGACATCGAGGAAGACCCATTATACGAACTGAATAGCCAAGAAGAAATGGTGCATTTGGCTGGATATGGAGAAGAGAAGCTCTCCACTGTGCTAGTCACTGGTTCGGTTCATTGTCAGGCTTGCCTGCATGGTCATGAAGCTCAACTTACTGAATGGCCCATATCAG GTGCTTTGGTCGTTGTTAATTGCCATAAAAGTGGAAAGAGGAGCAGATCAAGATGGGAACAGGTTAGAACAGATGAATTTGGAGATTTCACTGTTGATCTTCCTTCCCAACTTCATTCAATTCCCAACTTGGAACAAAAATGTTCTGTTAAAGTTCTGAGAATACCAAAGAACTCACCCTGTCAACCAGCTTACGTCAAGAAACAAAAGGGACTAAAACTATTATCACTTGGGAATGGCATCCGTACTTACAGTGCCGGAACGATTAGATTCATGGATTTGACTTCTAGACCTTTGCAAGCATGCATGAATAAGAATGGTAACAAAGAGATGCAATGA
- the LOC142633534 gene encoding acyl carrier protein 3, mitochondrial isoform X1 codes for MWRTFLTGLDFLIPLLTSVLVINSYYSALLNMQSIRISVLRHVRVSGSAESWLLAEKQNVLKQLSRQMCSSTVTCPDQIMDRVIGLVKKFDKIDASKVTKTADFQKDLSLDSLDRVELVMAFEQEFSLDIPDEKADKLTCCADVAKYIVSGAEQKVVEES; via the exons ATGTGGAGAACCTTCCTAACTGGTTTAGATTTCCTAATTCCTTTATTGACCTCTGTCTTGGTGATAAACAGTTATTATTCAG CTCTCCTGAACATGCAAAGCATAAGAATTTCCGTCTTGAGGCATGTTAGGGTGAGTGGATCAGCTGAAAGTTGGTTGTTAGCTGAGAAGCAGAATGTGCTCAAGCAACTAAGCCGCCAGATGTGCTCATCAACAGTGACTTGTCCTGATCAAATAATGGATCGAGTGATTGGACTGGTTaagaaatttgataaaattgatGCCTCTAAG GTTACTAAAACAGCGGATTTTCAGAAAGACTTAAGCCTGGACAGCTTAGACAGGGTAGAGCTCGTTATGGCTTTTGAGCAAGAATTCTCCCTTGATATCCCTGACGAGAAAGCTGATAAGCTTACTTGCTGTGCTGATGTTGCAAAGTACATTGTTTCTGGAGCTGAGCAAAAGGTTGTGGAAGAGTCCTGA
- the LOC142633534 gene encoding acyl carrier protein 3, mitochondrial isoform X2, with protein sequence MQSIRISVLRHVRVSGSAESWLLAEKQNVLKQLSRQMCSSTVTCPDQIMDRVIGLVKKFDKIDASKVTKTADFQKDLSLDSLDRVELVMAFEQEFSLDIPDEKADKLTCCADVAKYIVSGAEQKVVEES encoded by the exons ATGCAAAGCATAAGAATTTCCGTCTTGAGGCATGTTAGGGTGAGTGGATCAGCTGAAAGTTGGTTGTTAGCTGAGAAGCAGAATGTGCTCAAGCAACTAAGCCGCCAGATGTGCTCATCAACAGTGACTTGTCCTGATCAAATAATGGATCGAGTGATTGGACTGGTTaagaaatttgataaaattgatGCCTCTAAG GTTACTAAAACAGCGGATTTTCAGAAAGACTTAAGCCTGGACAGCTTAGACAGGGTAGAGCTCGTTATGGCTTTTGAGCAAGAATTCTCCCTTGATATCCCTGACGAGAAAGCTGATAAGCTTACTTGCTGTGCTGATGTTGCAAAGTACATTGTTTCTGGAGCTGAGCAAAAGGTTGTGGAAGAGTCCTGA